AGACAAGAAATCAAGCCATGAATAACGCATACCGAAAGCAGTTCTTTGAAATGTTTAGCCTCGAGGAGATCCCGACCAGCTTCTGAAAGCTTGCTAGCACCCTATAATGCAGTTTTTGCAAGTTTTTGCAACATGTTAAATACAGCAAAAGAAACGAAACCCACCTCGTCCAGTAGAGCCCATGTTTCATCAAAGCTGACTCTATAAAGCATACCCTCAATCCGCGGACCAAGTCTGTTGATCTTGATTAATTGAACCATCAGTCTGTCGGATGGATGCAGCTCTGCTAGTTCTGATGGGTCCGCATTTCGATATACATTTAATTTCCCAACCTGATTTCAAGAGTTCAAAACAGGTATAGGAGCCATCGAGAACACATACCTGTTCAGGAGATGGTAGAAGAGGTTTTAACTCTCTCAAGAATACCTGACTACACATCTCCAAGTCAAATTGTTGGATTTTGCGAGCTATTTCTTCGGGCTCCAATTTTCGGATGAGCTGGATCAGAATTTCTGATCCAAAGGATCAGTTTCAACAGAATCAATAGTGAGGGGATCAAGCTACTCACCGACCCGCTTCTTCGTTTGAGGGTCCAAAACACTTCTAAGCTCCTCGCGCTTTTGCTTAGCTATGATATGGTAAACATCGAATGGTTGTCCGACACAAAAGAAACCTCACCCATAAGGTTAATAACAAGTTGTTTGGCTTTAAAgtcctcttccatttccatccACACGCCATCAAGCTGAAGTTTTTGAAGCATGTCTTGTTCCTTCTGCGGTTCATCTTCGCTCCATAAGGTTTTGCTAACTTGCTGTTGCGGCAACTTATCCCATTGCAATTGCTTCATTTTGGTACTTGGAGTTATAGCCATCTCCTTGCGAATATTTGCAAAGGTGAGGTTGGAGCCAAGAAGAGATGCACGTGCTGAACTGCGCGTAGAGCTTGGGTTTGAGAACATGGGCGGAGGCGGTGGCGGTGAAGGCACTGCAAACGTAGAGGTAGGGATCATGGATTTCATgccaggaggaggaggaggtggaggtggtggtggagggggtggaggcggcggcggcgtaCCTGGGAATCCTTTAAATCCaacaggtggtggtggtggtggcggcgggggtggtggtggtggtggtggtggtggcggtggtggaggcgggGGTGGAGCACCATTCCCTGTGGATTGTTCCTCAGGGAGACTAGATAATTGTGGACTACCTTCACGAGGGGGGAGGGGTTTGTTCCGGGAAACTAGCTGTTTACTGAGTTGTTCGGCAAAAGAACCTGGAGCAGCAGTCCGTGGATTATCACTCGATGTTTCAGAGGCCATCGAGGTAACGAGAGTATCTTCTGTGCCATTGGTAAAGCCACTGCGTATCGACCGGCCGTACTCACTCTCATCGTCATTTGCAGGCGAGGATGACCTGCTCAAATCTGCTGAATCGTTAGAAAATGCGTCGTCATGTCTTGGAGCAAGCAGGTGGTTATGTTTAAAGGTTTCGCCACCCAAGGGCGGGCGTTCAGATCGTCTAGGGGAACCACGGATACTCCGAGAACTTGACATGGATCCGATCTGGGGAGAATACTGATGTACGAAATTAATGAAGGTTTGGAAGGGTTTAAGTTGGGTGGAGACCTACTAATTTGACACCAGCTGCAAGCTGTTGTTGGACTTGTTCCCTCGCATCTGCTTCATCTGCATCCATGAATTGTGACACTCTCCCATTCTCGTCTACCGCTGAATTCTTGTCATTTGATGATGCATTGAAAAGTTTCTTGCCAGGAACGGATGGATGTGTCTTCTTGGCGGTAGATTTTCCAGGGGTTGCGTCGatatcgtcttcgtcgtcgtccacAAAACTAGAGTTTCCATTTCGTCCTTTCTTCGACTTTCGTCGACTGTTACCTTCTTTACCTTCCAGTATACTGATGGTTTTCTTTCGCTGAAAGTTTCGTTCCAGTGTCTCAACAAGAGCTTTGCGATCCATAGTGCCACCGTCGAGAATTGTTTCAACGCCTTTGCCAACTTCTTTAAGCATCCGGAACAGTTCCATGATCTGGGCTTCCAACTGGTTTATTTTATCTTCATAGGACGCTTTTTGACTTTCCAATTGTCCGTGAAGCCTTGAAGTATTTTCTCTAGATACCGATAGTTTGTTTTCCAAACTTGTTACCTGCGACTTGAGTTTTCCAACCAAACCGTCTTGACCTTGTGATATCTCGTCCTCCAGCGCTTCTTTCTCTAATTTCAAGCGCACCGCCAATGCTCGGGCCTCGGCCGCCTCGTCTTCAGCAGCTTGATAACGGTCTGCTTCGTTAAATTGAGCAATTATTCGTTCAACAGAATGACCCATCCGCTGTTCTGCGCCGGCTAGTTTCTTGTCCAAAACCACATCTGTAACAATCGAATCAAGTAATTGGTAATAGTGCACCATAGGCTGGCCTTCCTCTCGGATAAGGAGTAGATGCTGCATCATAGACAGGAAATAACTGTTAGCTCTTGTACCCTGCGTTTTGGCATGGATCGCATTGTAGACATCTTGCGGATCGGTCAAGTCTTTGAGGATTTCGTCGTCCAGACGCTCGCGTAACTTcttttcatcatcatcgaatAACCTCTGAAGTTGTTTGATTTGCTTGTCGATATTGGGAACGCCGAAATTTTTACAGAGCTCCAATATGCGCTTGAGACCTGCCGATTCCATCTGTGATCGATGATGTAGCCGTAAGTCGAAGTCGTCTACGAATTGTATGATCCCATTAAGCAGAACAAGGTTGGAAAGCTTTAGTAAAAGATTTAGCAAACTATAAAaccagaaagaaagaaaaaacatacaGCATATTCGTTTAGAGAACTATCAGTACCACCCGTCCGCTTGACTTCTTCACTAGCCCCCACAAGACTTCCCATTTTGCCTCGCCCCGAGAGACTCTGTTCCATTGATTTAAACCAATACTCGTAGCATCCCCCGGCTTCATTATTGGACAAACTAAGTGCTTCCAGAGCCGCTACCACTAGGGAATGTGCTTCTCCATTGTTCCAATACGCCAGAAATGTTAGTAAGTCAAGGACGGTTTTTCGCGTTAACAAATTGGGAGCATTGAGAGATGAAGCGATTTGAGTAACAATTGATGGGTGTGTAAGGGCTTCATTGGCAGCAGACtaagaaacagaaaaaatgaGCTCATAGTAATAGAATGAGTATTGAAAACCTAACTGGAGTGTTCAAAATCTGCCTCAAACACTTAACAACTTCGTATTCTAGATTGATGTCATTATCCTTCCTAGAAATAGataaaaattagaaataAGAATGTGTGCATTACATAGCTGCAAACCTTTGGGAGCCCTTACGACTGATATGTTGGAGAGTTTGAGCCAAAACAGATGTTCCCTGAATAGATATAAACTGTTGGAACCAACTGATGGCAATCAGTGCTACTGCAGCATTTCTTTCATCGTTGATTTTACCTTAATTCCTTGCTTCGAAGTGAAACCAGCAGACTTCCGGCCTGCTTGGGAGTGATGGTTTTGTCCAGAAATTTCTTGATATACCACTCCGGGGAATCGGGCAATATCGCGGCAGCCTGACCAGTTTCCGCTTGTCTCTTTGACTGCTCCTCCCTTTGTTTTTCCTCTGTCCATCTAATGTGTTCATCATTGTATACCATGTGCCATTTACGGTCTATCGGTAGGTCGGGCATTTCTCCCAAATCCCGAGTACGCTTAACATTCTCGAACAAGATTTCAATCTCTTCGTCTGTTTCAGGTTTGGGGAAATGGAAAGTTTCGCTTCCATGATGCCGATGGTGGTAGAAACTGGAAAAATGTGATGGATGAGAGCCTCCTTCAGAAGATGTCAGCGAAGCCGCATATTTCGAGTCTCTATTCCTGTCTGATCTCATTGTCATTCCAGAAGTAGGCCTAATTGTTGATTGACTGGTACCAGGTTGTGAAGACAAGTGTCCGAAATCCGCACCGCTTTTTGATGACGCTTCACTTCTACGCAGTCGTGTTGTTTGTTGGTGGGAGAGTGATGGAAGCACGGCCTTGTTCGGTGAGTACGTCGCACCAGTAGATTCATCATAGAGCGTAGAAGAATCGGTGGTGGAAATGGATGCATTTGAGGGATTTTGTTGAAACTGGTTGTACAGTTGAGTTCGTTCTGATTTATTCCGTGCCATGGTAAATTTATTCAGCTCGGTCCCGGAGACAGTGAGTGCAGGATTTGTGTTCGGTGCAGATATTCCTCTGATTCCTTGGCTAATGGTACCCGCAGGTATTGGGGAACGAGAAGGAGCCGAGAGTTTGTCGTAAGGCACGGATCGTTCATTGAGGTCCTGAACAGATACTGAAGACTGTCGAGGACGACCTTTCTTGCGCCCGAATATGGTGTCCATGACGCAAACACTCCGAGCCTTGTGGCGAGATTACTGGTCTCCTATCCAGCAAGTTTCTAGAGATCGGGGATGTTGTTGGACCGGCCAATGATGGATcagagaaaagaaacttgGTAGATATTCAGGCGAATTTGCGCTTTTACAGCGGTCAACCTAAAGCCACAGAGCGTGGTCCCGAGTGATATGGAGGACACAAAGCACTAGCGTTGACGATGGCAACAACTTCCATTTACAACCAGGGCTTAATTCCGCCCGCCAAACAGTCACAACAGCAGTATCACGTGGCAAATGGATGAACTTTTGACTCTGTTAACGCGGCTGTATTATCCGTATAGGAGTGTGCTAGAATACATGTATGGCTATCGTAGAGGCTGTAAAATGCGCGACAGAGAGAATGAGTTTCAGGGCAAGTTGGTATCATGATTTTGAGGCAACGGAAATGATCAACGAGGCTTGTTGGCCGGTCACTACATAAGGCACTTGCGACTTGAAAATAACAAGGACCAACAACTCTTTACTTTCAACCCCTTGCTGGACAAGCCGTTGCTTCTTCCTAGTAACATGGCTGAAAACATATACAGCAAGGGAACCCGGGTCTGGTTCGAGGATAAGGACCATGCCTGGATCTCTGCTGAAGTTTCCTCTGTAACAAAGGGTAACGACGATACCATCAAGCTGGTCTTTATAGACGAACGCGGCAAGGTactttcctcttttttcaTTTGAGTACCCTTAACTGAAATTATTTGCTAGGAAATCACGCTTAATACTACTGGCAAGGAAATCAAAGAAGGCAAAGAGGGTCTTCCGCCTCTACGAAATCCACCACTACTCGAAACAGCCGATGATCTAGCCACACTCTCACATCTTAACGAACCTTCAGGTACGTGGGCCTGGCCTCCATTATCCATGTTATCTTATACAACTGCGACTCCAACCAGTCCTTCATACTATCCGAAATCGATATGCCCAACACAGTATTTACACCTACAGTGGCATCGTGTTAATTGCCGTCAATCCTTTCCAGCGCGTAACATTGTATGGGCCAGAAATCATCCAAGCATACAGCGGTCGTAAACGGGGAGAGCTGGAGCCGCATCTATTTGCCATTGCTGAAGATGCATATACGGCGATGAGAAAGGATGGGACTGGTCAAACTATCATTGTGTCAGGAGAGAGGTACGTCCCACGAATGAGTTATGTCGTCCATGAGTTGATCCCCGTGTAGCGGTGCTGGAAAGACCGAATCAGTACGTGTTCTGATCTATTGGATTTAATTACTCTGCTAACCTTACCACTATATCCCAATAGGCAAAGTTTATAATGCGATACCTTGCATCTGTGAACCCCCCTGACTCGAAtgccaaaaccaaaaccaaattCTCCCTCGATGATTCCAGTGAAATTGAACGCCAAATTTTAGCTACAAATCCTATTCTTGAAGCATTCGGAAATGCCAAAACCACGCGTAACGACAATTCTTCTCGCTTCGGCAAATATATTCAGGTCTGATAATCCCTCCCAATGGACCgtgagtataaataactaACAGATGAATAGATTCTTTTCGACGGGAAACAAGAAATTGTCGGTGCTCGCATTCGCACATATCTACTTGAACGTTCAAGAATTGTTTTCCAACCTGTCACTGAGCGAAATTATCACATTTTCTATCAACTATGTGCTGGTGCCCCAGTGAAGGAGCGCAAGGATCTCGGTTTAGATTCCGATATCAACAAATTCCTTTATCTCAAACAAGGAGGTCCGTCGTCCACGCCAATTGCTGGAGTCGATGACGCCGAGGAGTTCCGTTCGACCCAGCAAGCGTTATCCACTGTGGGTATCAGTGTCGAGAAGCAATGGGCAGTTTTCCGTCTTCTTGCTGCTCTGCTTCATCTAGGGAATGTCAAGATATCTCAGCTACGCACCGACGCTTCGATTGAAGATAATGATGCTGCTCTTATACTGGCCACTCGATTCCTTGGTGTGCCGCTCGCAGAGTTCAAGAAATGGACGGTGAAGAAACAACTTCAGACTCGTTCTGAAAAAATTGTCACTTCCCTCAATGCTGCGCAAGCTACTGTTGTTCGCGATAGTGTGGCCAAATTTGTGTATGCATGCATGTTTGAATGGCTTGTCGCCATTGTCAACGAAAGTTTGGCTGGTGAAAACGGAGATGCTGCTGAACGAGCAGAAATGTTCATCGGCGTCCTGGATATCTATGGGTTCGAACATTTCCAAAAGGTCCGTGCCGTTAACAGATTgtttttatcttttcttaTACGCCTTTTATAGAATTCATTCGAACAATTTAGTATCAATTACGCCAATGAAAAACTCCAGCAAGAGGTATGAACAATTATGCCCTCattattttcaaaaattctCATGGCGCCTTTTTAGTTTAATTCACACGTGTTCAAACTCGAACAAGAGGAATACGTTAAGGAAGAGATCAAGTGGAAATTCATCGATTTTTCGGACAATCAACCTTGTATCGATGTTATTGAAGGGAAGCTTGGTGTTCTGGCACTTTTGGATGAAGAATCTCGAATGCCTTCTGGTACCGATGCGTCATTCCTTCAGAAGCTGAGCACACAAATTTTACCCAAGCCTGAGTATAAAAATGTGTACAAGAAGCCAAGATTTGGAAACTCTGCATTCACCATCGCCCACTACGCTTTGGATGTAACATACGAAGTGGATGGCTTTTTGgaaaagaatcgagacaCAGTCCCGGACGAACAGATGACTCTCCTCGCCTCTACAAAGAATCCTTTCTTGAAAGAGGTCTTGGATGCGGCTTTGAATTCAACTAGAGGAGTAGATGGACCTGCTCCCGCTTCACCGGCATTTTCAGATTCTGGAAGTGGAGGTTCACGGCGTTCATCTGTTATTCCTGATCCTGGCCGTCAATCGTTTGTCACGTCAAATGCGGGATCTGCAGCCAACAAGCGACCTGGAGCTACGAATAAGAAACCTACTCAAGGTTCTATCTTCAAAGCCTCTTTAATCGCTTTGATGGAGACTCTGAGCACCACGAATGTGCATTACATTCGATGCATCAAGCCAAACGAACTTAAAAGACCGTGGGAATTTCAACCTCAGCAGGTTCTGGGTCAACTACGGGCGTGTGGTGTTTTGGAGACTATCCGGATCAGCTGTGCTGGTTATCCAACACGGTGGACCTATGAAGAATTTGCGGAACGGTACGTTGCAAATGGTTAATCATTAATATTTATGTTGATTTGTTCCTTTCAGTTATTATATGCTGGTACCCTCATCCGATTGGCAGCCCATGATTCAGTCAATGGATCTCCGCCGGCTGTGTTCTACAATTTTGGAGAAAACTATTGCAGATCCAGATATGTATCAAAATGGTTTAACCAAGATTTTTTTCAGAGCGGGAATGCTTGCTGCGCTGGAATCATTCCGCTCCGATCGGTTGAATGCTATGGTCACTGTCGTTCAAAAGAATGTGCGGAGAAGGTTGGCCACCAGGGATTACCAAAATCTTCGTCGTGCTACGATCAAAATTCAGACATGGTGGAGAGGTATCCTGGCCCGAAAGCTAGTAGAAGGTATCCGTCGCGAAGTATCGGCCATCAGACTACAAACTGC
This Psilocybe cubensis strain MGC-MH-2018 chromosome 3, whole genome shotgun sequence DNA region includes the following protein-coding sequences:
- a CDS encoding Cytokinesis protein sepA; amino-acid sequence: MDTIFGRKKGRPRQSSVSVQDLNERSVPYDKLSAPSRSPIPAGTISQGIRGISAPNTNPALTVSGTELNKFTMARNKSERTQLYNQFQQNPSNASISTTDSSTLYDESTGATYSPNKAVLPSLSHQQTTRLRRSEASSKSGADFGHLSSQPGTSQSTIRPTSGMTMRSDRNRDSKYAASLTSSEGGSHPSHFSSFYHHRHHGSETFHFPKPETDEEIEILFENVKRTRDLGEMPDLPIDRKWHMVYNDEHIRWTEEKQREEQSKRQAETGQAAAILPDSPEWYIKKFLDKTITPKQAGSLLVSLRSKELSWFQQFISIQGTSVLAQTLQHISRKGSQRKDNDINLEYEVVKCLRQILNTPSAANEALTHPSIVTQIASSLNAPNLLTRKTVLDLLTFLAYWNNGEAHSLVVAALEALSLSNNEAGGCYEYWFKSMEQSLSGRGKMGSLVGASEEVKRTGGTDSSLNEYALSNLVLLNGIIQFVDDFDLRLHHRSQMESAGLKRILELCKNFGVPNIDKQIKQLQRLFDDDEKKLRERLDDEILKDLTDPQDVYNAIHAKTQGTRANSYFLSMMQHLLLIREEGQPMVHYYQLLDSIVTDVVLDKKLAGAEQRMGHSVERIIAQFNEADRYQAAEDEAAEARALAVRLKLEKEALEDEISQGQDGLVGKLKSQVTSLENKLSVSRENTSRLHGQLESQKASYEDKINQLEAQIMELFRMLKEVGKGVETILDGGTMDRKALVETLERNFQRKKTISILEGKEGNSRRKSKKGRNGNSSFVDDDEDDIDATPGKSTAKKTHPSVPGKKLFNASSNDKNSAVDENGRVSQFMDADEADAREQVQQQLAAGVKLYSPQIGSMSSSRSIRGSPRRSERPPLGGETFKHNHLLAPRHDDAFSNDSADLSRSSSPANDDESEYGRSIRSGFTNGTEDTLVTSMASETSSDNPRTAAPGSFAEQLSKQLVSRNKPLPPREGSPQLSSLPEEQSTGNGAPPPPPPPPPPPPPPPPPPPPPPPPVGFKGFPGTPPPPPPPPPPPPPPPPPGMKSMIPTSTFAVPSPPPPPPMFSNPSSTRSSARASLLGSNLTFANIRKEMAITPSTKMKQLQWDKLPQQQVSKTLWSEDEPQKEQDMLQKLQLDGVWMEMEEDFKAKQLVINLMAKQKREELRSVLDPQTKKRVEILIQLIRKLEPEEIARKIQQFDLEMCSQVFLRELKPLLPSPEQVGKLNVYRNADPSELAELHPSDRLMVQLIKINRLGPRIEGMLYRVSFDETWALLDEGASKLSEAGRDLLEAKHFKELLSLILLIGNYMNGTGIKGGAFGFRVSSINKLVDTKSVNNTTLLHFLERTVAKHFPEMEEFLEELERPAEAYRVNLQDIRKGLSELRDGLSRIHQELVDHFAELDEHDLYGKQMWAFYKKANSQLEDLVDDVRHADTTYMDALSYYGEEDKNMSSSEFYGIFKTFVTSYKKCKYENQTVAEEKMALAKRRQALEESKANRLKEASVITDENDGALDRILADLRNGDAVTWKARRRRPTAEPNTTIPIGLNLELSSSGNDMSMLALDMLARLKSDGFNAPSSPTTSRRRRRRTERPSESDKDIPTSPLASEILDMTEQPVPEHAEGEEEGQIVLPS
- a CDS encoding Myosin-2; protein product: MAENIYSKGTRVWFEDKDHAWISAEVSSVTKGNDDTIKLVFIDERGKEITLNTTGKEIKEGKEGLPPLRNPPLLETADDLATLSHLNEPSVLHTIRNRYAQHSIYTYSGIVLIAVNPFQRVTLYGPEIIQAYSGRKRGELEPHLFAIAEDAYTAMRKDGTGQTIIVSGESGAGKTESAKFIMRYLASVNPPDSNAKTKTKFSLDDSSEIERQILATNPILEAFGNAKTTRNDNSSRFGKYIQILFDGKQEIVGARIRTYLLERSRIVFQPVTERNYHIFYQLCAGAPVKERKDLGLDSDINKFLYLKQGGPSSTPIAGVDDAEEFRSTQQALSTVGISVEKQWAVFRLLAALLHLGNVKISQLRTDASIEDNDAALILATRFLGVPLAEFKKWTVKKQLQTRSEKIVTSLNAAQATVVRDSVAKFVYACMFEWLVAIVNESLAGENGDAAERAEMFIGVLDIYGFEHFQKNSFEQFSINYANEKLQQEFNSHVFKLEQEEYVKEEIKWKFIDFSDNQPCIDVIEGKLGVLALLDEESRMPSGTDASFLQKLSTQILPKPEYKNVYKKPRFGNSAFTIAHYALDVTYEVDGFLEKNRDTVPDEQMTLLASTKNPFLKEVLDAALNSTRGVDGPAPASPAFSDSGSGGSRRSSVIPDPGRQSFVTSNAGSAANKRPGATNKKPTQGSIFKASLIALMETLSTTNVHYIRCIKPNELKRPWEFQPQQVLGQLRACGVLETIRISCAGYPTRWTYEEFAERYYMLVPSSDWQPMIQSMDLRRLCSTILEKTIADPDMYQNGLTKIFFRAGMLAALESFRSDRLNAMVTVVQKNVRRRLATRDYQNLRRATIKIQTWWRGILARKLVEGIRREVSAIRLQTAIRRYIQRKRLADVRHGVILVQSRVRGMQTRQKYLQERTFRAATLLQCLFRGVLSRRVFTSDVRHVVFIQSCIRRRLARKELKALKQEARSVSKFKEISYRLENKVIELTQSLQERTNEKKRLQLQLGELEQQLQQWINRHEEADSRAKQLQNNVQTMETELAHTNELLAAKAGIEKKLEEAIAKAAEKEASIQKLTDEIVRQAAQLEAQQRVIDTAPARNQEDSSVIMTLKNEVSSLREQLNRSNALNALTRGSRADPPLSPTFAPGLRLAETNGHINGDVPATQRRGHQRRHSSAGVFSFANDDNRTSSDDILSDVRRSAGNPRAVSVAFNGEDNYLRFRANGLPDIRDFDDPAEEKIRLMQDIKRLDEDVLDGLIRGLKIPAPSLTNPSAVKEILFPANLISLVTNEMWKYGLIQESERFLANVMQTIQAHVMSFTGEDAIIPGIYWLSNVHEMLSFICVAESDMLQGIGPGEENAVRAFDWNDYERLVSVVKHDLDSLEYNIYHTWMLETKKKLSKMVIPALIESQSLPGFTTSDGGGRLFNRLLNSNSTPAFSMDDILNLLNKVWKSLKSYYMEESVIQQVVTELLKLIGVASFNDLLMRRNFSSWKRAMQIQYNITRIEEWCKSHGMPEGTLQLEHLMQATKLLQLKKATPADIEIIYDVCWMLSPMQIQRMCTNYYVADYENPISPEILRVVASRVQANDRNDHLLLSPETEEVGPYELPLPREVSGLETYVPAYLNVSHLRRLAALVS